In Phyllopteryx taeniolatus isolate TA_2022b chromosome 1, UOR_Ptae_1.2, whole genome shotgun sequence, the following proteins share a genomic window:
- the LOC133474276 gene encoding troponin C, skeletal muscle — translation MPTDAQSDARSFLTEEMIAEFKAAFDMFDTDGGGDISTKELGTVMRMLGQNPSREELDAIIEEVDEDGSGTIDFEEFLVMMVQQLKEDQAGKSEEELSECFRIFDKNADGFIDREEFGDILHMTGEAITEEDIDEMFGESDNNKDGKIDFDEFLKMMENVQ, via the exons CCCACCGACGCTCAAAGCGACGCCCGCTCCTTCCTCACTGAGGAGATGATCGCAG AGTTCAAGGCCGCCTTCGACATGTTCGACACCGACGGCGGCGGCGACATCAGCACCAAGGAGCTGGGCACCGTGATGAGGATGCTGGGCCAAAACCCGTCGAGGGAGGAGCTGGACGCCATCATTGAGGAAGTGGACGAGGACG GCAGCGGTACCATCGACTTCGAGGAGTTCTTGGTCATGATGGTGCAACAGTTGAAGGAGGACCAGGCCGGGAAGAGCGAAGAGGAGCTTTCCGAATGCTTCCGTATTTTCGACAA GAACGCAGACGGGTTCATCGACCGAGAGGAGTTTGGAGACATTCTGCACATGACCGGAGAAGCCATCACAGAGGAAGACATCGATGAGATGTTCGGCGAGTCGGACAACAACAAGGACGGAAAGATTGATTTTGATG AGTTTTTGAAGATGATGGAGAACGTTCAGTAA